Proteins from a single region of Kogia breviceps isolate mKogBre1 chromosome 5, mKogBre1 haplotype 1, whole genome shotgun sequence:
- the P2RY13 gene encoding P2Y purinoceptor 13 — protein MNDTVMKDFNGSERCPRDARAAHLVFPASYTVVFFAGVLLNTLALWVFVHTPSSSTFIVYLKNTLVADLIMTLTLPFKILSDARLGPWQLRGFVCRFSAVVFYEAMYVGITLLGLIAFDRFLKIIRPFGKFFVQKPAFAKVVSTLIWLFLFFLSLPNMILSNKEATPSSVKKCASLKGPLGLKWHAAVSYVSQFIFWTVFVLMLLFYMVIAKKVYDSYRKSKSKGSKNSKRLEGKVFVVVAVFFVCFAPFHFARVPYTHSQTNSKTDCRLQNQLFLAKETTLFLAATNICMDPLIYIFLCKKFTERLPCMKGRKTAASTWENHMSQSDNITLS, from the coding sequence ATGAACGACACCGTGATGAAGGACTTCAACGGGTCGGAGAGGTGCCCCAGGGACGCGCGGGCGGCACACCTGGTGTTCCCCGCCAGCTACACCGTCGTCTTCTTCGCGGGCGTCCTGCTCAACACCTTGGCCCTGTGGGTGTTCGTTCACACCCCCAGCTCCTCCACCTTCATTGTCTACCTCAAAAACACTCTGGTGGCCGACCTGATCATGACGCTCACGCTTCCGTTTAAGATCCTCTCAGACGCGCGCCTCGGACCCTGGCAGCTCAGAGGCTTTGTGTGCCGTTTCTCTGCCGTCGTCTTTTATGAGGCCATGTACGTGGGCATCACATTGCTGGGGCTCATAGCCTTCGACAGGTTCCTCAAGATCATCAGACCTTTCGGGAAATTTTTCGTCCAAAAACCTGCTTTCGCCAAGGTGGTCTCAACCCTCATCtggctctttctcttcttcctctccctgccaAACATGATCTTAAGCAACAAGGAAGCGACACCGTCATCGGTGAAAAAGTGTGCCTCCTTAAAGGGTCCTCTTGGGCTGAAATGGCATGCGGCGGTGAGCTACGTTTCCCAGTTCATTTTCTGGACTGTTTTTGTCCTAATGCTTCTGTTCTATATGGTGATTGCAAAAAAGGTATACGATTCTTACAGAAAGTCCAAGAGTAAGGGCAGCAAAAACAGCAAGAGGCTAGAAGGTAAAGTGTTTGTTGTCGTGGCTGTCTTCTTTGTGTGTTTCGCTCCATTTCATTTCGCCAGGGTCCCGTATACTCACAGTCAAACCAACAGTAAGACTGACTGTCGATTGCAAAATCAACTGTTTCTAGCTAAAGAAACAACCCTTTTTTTGGCAGCAACTAACATTTGCATGGATcccttaatatatatattcttatgtaAAAAATTCACAGAGAGGCTACCATGTATGAAAGGGAGAAAGACTGCAGCATCCACGTGGGAAAATCATATGAGTCAGTCAG